A window of the Chthoniobacterales bacterium genome harbors these coding sequences:
- a CDS encoding methyltransferase domain-containing protein, with protein MKTIRFEVYSADAAPLRKAKRDFGGAVDKIDVIRIATRAGAPRKPLRLAGDLAVMDTHGIWPSTLPKPHILLRIGGAMAFGTGEHATTSACLRFLRHEAASLGCGWTMLDIGTGSGILAIAAEKLGAARVEAFDHDPRAVRAAQANVHRNRCTRVTVEAADLLKWNPGRTRHPVVVANVFSEILRAAAPRIARTVAPGGCLVLSGILRAQEQETVAAFVALGLAEEQTTRRGKWVTVKLRQKPPRRRDVS; from the coding sequence ATGAAAACGATCCGGTTCGAGGTTTATTCCGCAGATGCTGCACCACTACGGAAGGCAAAACGGGATTTCGGGGGAGCCGTCGACAAAATCGACGTTATAAGGATTGCAACGCGGGCGGGCGCCCCGCGCAAGCCTCTGCGACTGGCGGGGGATCTCGCTGTGATGGACACGCATGGGATCTGGCCCTCCACGCTGCCGAAGCCCCACATCCTGCTTCGCATCGGCGGGGCCATGGCCTTCGGCACGGGCGAGCACGCCACAACATCCGCGTGCCTAAGATTTTTGAGGCACGAGGCAGCATCGCTCGGTTGCGGATGGACCATGCTGGATATCGGGACGGGGTCCGGCATTCTCGCCATCGCCGCGGAGAAGCTCGGCGCCGCGCGCGTCGAGGCTTTCGACCACGATCCGCGCGCTGTGCGGGCCGCACAGGCCAACGTGCACCGCAATCGCTGCACGCGCGTGACCGTCGAGGCTGCGGACCTTCTTAAGTGGAATCCGGGCCGCACCCGTCATCCGGTCGTGGTGGCCAACGTGTTCAGCGAAATCCTCCGCGCCGCCGCGCCGCGGATCGCGCGCACCGTCGCACCCGGCGGCTGCCTTGTGCTTTCGGGAATTCTGCGGGCCCAAGAACAGGAAACCGTCGCTGCCTTCGTCGCACTCGGTCTCGCCGAGGAGCAAACAACCCGGCGAGGCAAATGGGTGACCGTCAAACTCCGGCAAAAGCCGCCGCGCCGGCGAGACGTTTCATAG
- a CDS encoding HDIG domain-containing protein — MPRTRMLKFLHRQQLVKKGLACGKSRRKVENSPLREALACGWLPRVVVFVAFAVGLGFLIFSGGAQEEPLKKFLICLLVFAISIAQLWINHPQAFYRNSSLALIYFILLLQLGTIKGLLVLADTGRIDLQLVPMLIPYAFAPLVFSVLLGRHLGLFGAMVVSLWGAFLMPVIDTVFLVISLISGAVAVLCTLQVRRRGQLVRAGLYVGLSVWLLAAIFGQIGPAIITAPQLTDWAMVGWQTLAAFGVGVGTAVLVSGILPVLEHIFGITTDISWLESADLNHPLLKRMTLEAPGTYHHSLAVANLAEAGAEAIGANPTMCRVCSYFHDIGKLVKPEYFTENMAPGENPHDDLAPSMSSLIIISHVKEGVDLALKHQLNDRVVDVIREHHGNSLVRFFHDRALKQAEDARLGGKIMNLRAEDVPAVREENFRYPGPNPQTRESGIVCLADAVESASRALKHPTPQRVEDLVDEVIERKMDEGLLDECPLTLDDIRKLGASFRFTLLNMMHSRIAYPQDDEAPVKSDAQRKATA, encoded by the coding sequence ATGCCGCGGACTCGTATGCTCAAATTCCTTCATCGGCAGCAGTTGGTCAAAAAAGGCCTCGCCTGCGGAAAGTCGCGGCGGAAAGTCGAAAATAGTCCGCTGCGCGAGGCATTGGCCTGCGGTTGGCTGCCGCGGGTGGTCGTTTTCGTCGCCTTCGCCGTCGGACTCGGATTTCTCATCTTCAGCGGCGGAGCGCAGGAGGAGCCGCTCAAGAAATTCCTCATCTGCCTGCTGGTTTTCGCCATCTCCATCGCGCAGCTCTGGATCAACCATCCGCAGGCGTTCTACCGCAACTCGAGCCTCGCCCTCATTTATTTCATCCTTCTGCTGCAGCTCGGCACGATCAAGGGGCTTCTCGTGCTCGCCGACACGGGACGCATCGACCTGCAGCTCGTGCCGATGCTCATTCCCTACGCCTTCGCTCCGCTCGTGTTTTCCGTTCTGCTCGGGCGTCACCTCGGGCTCTTCGGCGCGATGGTCGTCAGCCTCTGGGGCGCGTTTCTCATGCCGGTCATCGACACGGTGTTCCTCGTCATTTCGCTGATCTCCGGCGCCGTCGCCGTTCTTTGCACCTTGCAAGTTCGCCGCCGGGGCCAGCTTGTCCGCGCCGGGCTCTACGTCGGCCTTTCCGTCTGGCTGCTCGCCGCGATCTTCGGCCAGATCGGTCCGGCCATCATCACCGCGCCGCAACTCACCGACTGGGCCATGGTCGGATGGCAAACGCTGGCCGCTTTCGGGGTCGGCGTGGGCACGGCGGTGCTTGTGAGCGGGATTCTCCCGGTGCTCGAGCACATCTTCGGCATCACGACGGACATCTCGTGGCTCGAGTCGGCCGACCTCAACCATCCTCTGCTCAAGCGCATGACGCTCGAGGCGCCCGGCACTTACCACCACAGCCTCGCGGTGGCCAATCTCGCGGAAGCGGGAGCGGAGGCCATCGGCGCCAACCCGACGATGTGCCGCGTGTGCTCGTATTTCCACGACATCGGCAAGCTCGTGAAGCCGGAATATTTCACGGAGAATATGGCGCCGGGCGAAAATCCCCACGACGATCTCGCGCCTTCGATGAGTTCGCTCATCATCATCTCGCACGTCAAAGAGGGCGTGGATCTGGCACTCAAGCACCAGCTCAACGACCGTGTGGTCGATGTCATCCGCGAGCATCACGGCAATTCGCTGGTGCGATTCTTCCACGACCGAGCCCTCAAGCAGGCGGAGGACGCCCGCCTCGGTGGGAAAATCATGAACCTGCGTGCCGAGGACGTGCCGGCGGTGCGTGAGGAGAACTTCCGTTATCCGGGCCCGAATCCGCAAACGCGCGAAAGCGGCATCGTCTGCCTCGCCGACGCGGTGGAAAGCGCTTCGCGTGCGCTCAAACATCCCACGCCCCAACGGGTGGAAGATCTGGTCGATGAGGTGATCGAGCGGAAAATGGACGAAGGGCTGCTCGACGAGTGTCCGCTCACGCTTGATGACATCCGCAAGCTCGGGGCCAGCTTCCGCTTCACTCTCCTCAACATGATGCACAGCCGCATCGCCTACCCGCAGGACGACGAGGCGCCGGTGAAGTCCGACGCCCAACGCAAGGCGACAGCGTGA
- the clpS gene encoding ATP-dependent Clp protease adapter ClpS encodes MTGTAVLTEVETRDEDAVAPPWNVVVHNDPVNLMSYVTMVFQRVLGFPRDKATRHMLEVHHKGRSLVWTGERERAEAIVEQLHGYLLLATLEQAEV; translated from the coding sequence ATGACGGGGACCGCGGTTCTCACGGAAGTCGAGACGCGGGATGAAGATGCCGTGGCTCCGCCGTGGAATGTCGTGGTCCACAACGACCCTGTGAATCTCATGTCCTACGTCACGATGGTCTTCCAGCGCGTGCTCGGGTTTCCACGTGACAAAGCCACGCGCCATATGCTCGAGGTGCACCACAAGGGGCGGTCGCTGGTCTGGACGGGCGAACGCGAAAGAGCCGAAGCGATCGTCGAGCAGCTTCACGGATATCTCCTGCTTGCCACGCTCGAGCAGGCCGAGGTTTGA
- a CDS encoding tetratricopeptide repeat protein, with the protein MLVVMARTLPSDDVAAGRGEKASSLEVSGDAASARGDRKEALSCWSEALEIFTDQAARDSAARVALKLAMTEETLGESASACTHYRQAADSYAQAGEARRVPMCLNNLAMLRKISGDLEEAASLLEEALELAANCHGQLHAETALIASNLGAVLCERGDLLGAEQRHMQALGIREQLFGPTHPDVGLTLGHLAVIHQVRGDDERARSFYSSALAILDEFPGLHEAERAVLRENLEEL; encoded by the coding sequence ATGCTCGTTGTCATGGCCCGGACGCTCCCCTCGGATGACGTCGCGGCGGGTCGCGGGGAAAAAGCCTCGTCTTTGGAGGTTTCCGGCGATGCCGCTTCCGCGCGCGGGGACCGCAAAGAAGCGCTTTCGTGCTGGTCCGAGGCTTTGGAGATCTTCACGGACCAAGCTGCTCGCGATTCGGCAGCGCGGGTCGCCTTGAAGCTGGCGATGACAGAGGAGACTCTCGGGGAGTCCGCCTCCGCTTGCACACACTACCGGCAGGCCGCTGATTCATACGCGCAGGCGGGAGAAGCCCGACGTGTTCCCATGTGCCTGAACAATCTGGCCATGCTGCGCAAAATATCGGGTGACTTGGAAGAAGCGGCATCGCTCCTCGAAGAGGCTTTGGAATTGGCCGCGAATTGCCACGGGCAGCTTCATGCCGAGACCGCCCTCATCGCAAGCAACCTTGGCGCGGTTCTGTGCGAGCGGGGGGATCTTCTCGGTGCCGAGCAACGCCATATGCAGGCTCTGGGCATCCGTGAGCAGCTCTTCGGCCCCACGCACCCGGACGTCGGGCTGACTCTCGGGCACCTTGCTGTCATACACCAAGTGCGCGGTGACGACGAGCGTGCCCGCTCCTTTTACTCGTCGGCTCTGGCAATACTCGATGAATTTCCCGGTTTGCACGAAGCCGAGCGCGCCGTGCTCCGCGAAAATCTCGAGGAACTATGA
- the ybeY gene encoding rRNA maturation RNase YbeY: MAAQPVLVWSNRQRTVPARQLRLARVSRALQNALPLILDAARKGSVLARLPEVWFVIVSDARITDLHDRFLGDPSPTDVITFQHGEIALSAETARREARARGLGVPEEIARYAVHGLLHLAGWDDGTPSSASSMRATQEKILRRACRGVC; this comes from the coding sequence GTGGCTGCGCAACCCGTCCTTGTCTGGTCGAACCGCCAGCGGACGGTTCCGGCACGTCAACTGCGCCTCGCACGCGTCAGCCGTGCGTTGCAAAACGCGCTACCCTTGATTCTCGATGCGGCGCGCAAGGGATCCGTGCTCGCGAGGTTGCCGGAAGTTTGGTTCGTCATCGTCTCGGATGCACGCATCACGGATTTGCACGACCGTTTCCTCGGTGACCCTTCGCCTACCGATGTCATTACGTTCCAGCATGGCGAGATCGCTTTGAGCGCGGAGACTGCCCGTCGCGAGGCGCGGGCGAGGGGACTGGGCGTCCCGGAGGAAATCGCCCGCTACGCTGTTCATGGTCTCCTGCATCTCGCGGGCTGGGACGACGGCACACCATCGTCAGCATCCTCGATGCGAGCCACGCAGGAGAAAATTTTGCGACGCGCATGCCGCGGCGTGTGCTAA
- the recO gene encoding DNA repair protein RecO codes for MQSAESTHAILLRRVRFGETSFVLVWLSADHGKIRTAARGTGRRDSKLRGRIDLFYRAEIQFAPGRKSDLHSLREVRLIETWEGLRESYARLLAASYFAELCDLLSEPGHATHGLFDLLSRALAHLCMHDPTRRAVEHFESEVCRVLGFGHANNALGAIESHAGRVPSTRRRLFGCFS; via the coding sequence ATGCAGTCCGCCGAATCGACGCACGCGATTCTCCTGCGCAGGGTGCGTTTCGGGGAGACGAGTTTCGTCCTTGTCTGGCTGTCGGCGGACCACGGGAAAATACGCACGGCCGCACGCGGCACCGGCCGCCGCGACAGCAAACTGCGCGGCCGCATTGATCTCTTTTACCGCGCGGAGATCCAGTTCGCCCCGGGGCGCAAATCCGATCTTCATTCGCTGCGCGAGGTCAGGCTGATCGAAACATGGGAAGGCTTGCGCGAGTCGTATGCCCGCCTCCTTGCGGCCTCTTATTTCGCGGAGCTGTGTGACCTGCTCTCGGAGCCGGGCCATGCGACCCACGGTCTGTTCGATCTGCTCTCGCGGGCTCTGGCGCATCTGTGCATGCATGATCCGACGCGGAGGGCGGTCGAGCACTTCGAATCCGAGGTCTGTCGCGTGCTCGGTTTCGGCCATGCCAACAACGCGCTGGGTGCGATCGAGTCCCATGCCGGACGTGTGCCTTCCACCCGCCGCCGGCTCTTTGGCTGTTTTTCGTAA
- a CDS encoding DUF2017 family protein — MRFLRTDTGVVELREMHPFFAGLVAELPRVAARHEKAQSRLYPDPAGDGADQELRRDWEEHVRPGLEKLFAASREIVAGDVASMRPDQEDNRLVIPRDHIDAWLNALNQARLAIVEENGFVEADLDHREPPDLGTPRGLLLLKVHFYAHLQELLVEAIG; from the coding sequence ATGCGCTTCCTGCGGACCGACACAGGCGTTGTGGAGTTGCGCGAAATGCACCCTTTTTTCGCCGGCCTTGTCGCCGAACTCCCCCGGGTGGCCGCGCGCCATGAAAAGGCGCAGTCCCGCCTTTATCCCGATCCCGCGGGAGACGGCGCCGACCAAGAGTTGCGCCGCGATTGGGAGGAGCATGTGCGGCCGGGCTTGGAAAAACTTTTTGCCGCGAGCCGCGAGATCGTGGCCGGCGATGTCGCGTCCATGCGTCCGGATCAGGAGGACAACCGGCTTGTCATTCCGCGCGACCATATCGACGCATGGCTCAACGCTCTCAACCAGGCCCGTCTCGCCATCGTCGAGGAAAACGGATTCGTCGAGGCCGACCTGGACCACCGCGAGCCCCCGGATCTTGGCACGCCGCGCGGGCTGTTGCTTCTGAAGGTCCATTTTTACGCGCATCTGCAGGAGCTGCTTGTGGAAGCGATCGGCTGA